The DNA window ATGATATGTATGACGAGAATAGGTTAAAGGTGGTTTATAATGCTTTTAAAGAGAGGAAAATAGGAGGGTTCAGAAATTCGCTTATTCTAATAGACCAATTCGGCAATAAGATAGGAGAAAAAGACATAATGAAAGACATTCTATTAAACTCTAAGACGTATAATTATTACAAACATTATTCAGAGATTATTAATAGTTCTTCTATTGCTTTAAGGAGGGATATTATAGATGATGATTTAAAATCAATAGAATTAGCAGTTGACATGTATTTCGCTTTTGTTTCAATTTGTAATCAAAATTACGAGGGATATTATTTAAGTAAGGAGAAATTAACATTATATAGGGTTCACAATTTTAATACAAGTAATTCGTCAATCTTACCAAAACGAGTATTATATCATACTAGACACCTACACGATTATGATTTACTTTTTAATAAGTTTAAGGATTGTAGTAAAGAAGTGAAAAAACGTATAGAAATGGCTAGAGTTGGTAATAAGCTACAGTATTATGGATCATATTTGCTTTTGAATGGGAAGAGTCCAGATATAGATTTCACATTATACGAAAAATTTGTATTATTAACTCGTATTGCTGCAGGATGGTCATTTAAGGTTAATTTAGGTAAAGCAATTCTTGGGTTTGCATTATTTCTACCTAGGCCAATAAGAGAGAAAATTGTTGCTTATGGAGCAAAAAGATTTTTTAATCTAGAATAATAAAAGATTGCTTATATCCTAATTAGGTATAACATACTATTATTCCATATTCTAATAATTCTCTCTTAGTAGATACATTACTAATTATCAGCTTCTTGAATCAACATAAACTACCATTATACTTAAAATTTACCTTAATCTAGACAAATCCTCTTAAGTCTTTATTATAATAAGCAGATCCAGCTAGAATAATTATTAGGGATTTGTGCTAAATTCCTTATGTCAAACCTTTCTATACTAAAACTATAGCTAGTTACAAGATAATATTTAAAATGTTATGAAGCATTTTCAGCTTTATGAAGAAGTCTCGTAAGTTTTTTTAAAAAGGCTGAGGTTGAAAGAAAATCATTTACAGAAAGTATTGAATTTTAATT is part of the Sulfolobales archaeon genome and encodes:
- a CDS encoding glycosyltransferase — translated: MISVIVGEYNKRGYLKYALNSVFNQSLDRNLYEVIVVKKEEDKEVDDYARKNGAKIIYDDSKKQGEFLYKGIEESKGDIITFLDDDDMYDENRLKVVYNAFKERKIGGFRNSLILIDQFGNKIGEKDIMKDILLNSKTYNYYKHYSEIINSSSIALRRDIIDDDLKSIELAVDMYFAFVSICNQNYEGYYLSKEKLTLYRVHNFNTSNSSILPKRVLYHTRHLHDYDLLFNKFKDCSKEVKKRIEMARVGNKLQYYGSYLLLNGKSPDIDFTLYEKFVLLTRIAAGWSFKVNLGKAILGFALFLPRPIREKIVAYGAKRFFNLE